One Lactobacillus sp. CBA3606 DNA segment encodes these proteins:
- the brxC gene encoding BREX system P-loop protein BrxC, with product MKIKEIFAKPIDRNIKGVITIGDEQDANIKQELEEYVVTKELQQHFQEFFSAYTDSINQDTTKMGVWISGFFGSGKSHFLKILAYLLENREVAGKPAIDYFLDDQKLSNPNTITNLQAAASIHNETILFNIDSKAKNGNKSQKDAILNVFLQVFNEQLGLIGVDFWIADMERDLIQDDQYTEFQEKFQELDKQHRTWLDARNGFAFLKGTIKDALVAIGYMTEENATGFIEQLKTNYPISVENFAERVNDYIVKQDPNYHLVFLVDEVGQYIGNSQQRMLNLQSVVEDLGTYTHGKAWVIVTSQQAIDQVTDNINGQDFSKIQGRFNTRIAMSSANVDEVINKRLLTKTVESEQSLANIYDNDQHAINNLITFEADIDRDHYRSPQNFADVYPFVPYQFNLLQDTLTAIRKNGSDGKHLANGERSMLAVFQESAQRLEQQDVRSLVPFSLFFQGLDQFLDHTHMIVIKRALDNDVINPEHQDHPFAVQVLETLFMVKYLANFKTTLNNVTTLMIDSIDTDRIKLEKQVKDAMTVLISQKVVEKTTNGFEFLTDAEQDVSRQINKQSVDGNEISREIGEYLFSNNQINGRFVYPKLDRQYSFKFNQFVDGHPHGVANNAMSIKINTPESDTNHVEMELRRIALSPTDPQIIIDMPADGQYIDDVRQALQIGKFLRDTSNRKDDARSEKIIDVKRLERQTLNKKSQSELEAALEDADIYVGDERLEANSKSFEKRLGMAQVHLIDEVYRNLSFIDVVKSETDIVKLFKSDFELVDTDENKQAIQAVLDRINRDYRSPSKISYKALLERFIAAPYGYHDWDVKWIIAKLFVGAQIKAYVNGEQINLSSDKTSNKIADFFTMKQYTDKLQLVPRVAVSDTQKRDLKEVAREVFNKNFFDNDEDDTLVQELRHTIDNANQLLTRQLGLSNRYPGRNILENGQALLKQLLSRQDTDAFYALISAKKNDLLDWHDDMYDDGLEDFYNSADQKHIWDDALSKVDIYEKSRSFISGNEVPDSYHKIKAIVDSNKPQGNLNDLKRYNEAFNEVYNNEFDKIETDVEQVVNDEWQATLTYIQAKAVPTALEAEINHDFEHFIAEAKVAANLDELVIIKSKAGVRKDRFLTKADQIIAENEQQAARLAAKNQANEKATSDSNDQEKAKINKIKTNVTTPTAGNSSKANIPMVKHISLSSLPVSRTWQLTSDKDIDTQLAQLRAALVAQLAEVDQIKLNL from the coding sequence TTGAAAATAAAAGAGATATTTGCTAAGCCAATTGATCGTAATATTAAGGGTGTTATTACCATTGGGGATGAACAGGACGCTAATATTAAGCAAGAATTGGAAGAGTATGTGGTTACCAAGGAGTTACAACAACATTTTCAAGAATTTTTTAGCGCCTATACGGATAGCATCAATCAAGATACAACTAAGATGGGTGTTTGGATTTCCGGATTCTTTGGTTCTGGGAAATCACATTTTTTAAAAATTTTAGCTTATTTATTAGAAAATCGTGAAGTTGCCGGTAAACCAGCAATAGATTATTTTCTTGATGATCAAAAATTGAGTAATCCTAATACGATTACAAATTTACAAGCGGCAGCTTCGATACATAACGAAACTATTCTGTTTAATATTGATTCAAAAGCTAAAAATGGTAATAAATCACAAAAAGATGCCATTTTAAATGTCTTCTTGCAAGTGTTCAATGAACAATTGGGGTTGATTGGGGTTGATTTTTGGATTGCTGACATGGAGCGGGATCTGATTCAAGACGATCAATACACAGAATTTCAAGAAAAATTTCAGGAATTGGATAAGCAACATCGGACATGGCTTGATGCTCGAAATGGGTTTGCTTTTCTAAAGGGGACAATTAAAGACGCTTTAGTTGCAATTGGTTATATGACTGAAGAAAATGCGACTGGCTTTATTGAACAGCTTAAAACTAATTATCCAATCAGTGTTGAGAATTTTGCAGAACGAGTTAATGATTACATTGTTAAGCAAGATCCAAATTATCACTTAGTCTTTTTAGTTGATGAAGTTGGCCAATATATTGGTAATAGTCAACAACGGATGCTGAATTTACAGAGTGTAGTTGAAGATCTGGGAACGTATACACATGGTAAGGCATGGGTGATTGTTACCAGTCAACAAGCCATTGATCAGGTAACTGATAATATTAATGGACAAGATTTTTCTAAAATTCAGGGGCGGTTTAACACCCGGATTGCGATGTCATCAGCTAATGTTGACGAAGTCATTAACAAGCGATTATTAACTAAAACAGTTGAAAGTGAACAGAGTTTAGCTAATATTTATGACAATGATCAACATGCTATTAATAATCTGATCACCTTTGAAGCAGATATTGATCGAGATCACTATCGAAGTCCGCAAAATTTCGCTGATGTTTATCCATTTGTACCTTATCAGTTTAATTTATTACAGGATACCTTAACGGCAATTCGAAAAAATGGCTCAGATGGGAAGCATTTAGCTAATGGGGAGCGGTCGATGTTGGCAGTATTCCAAGAATCAGCGCAGCGTTTAGAGCAGCAAGATGTTCGATCGTTAGTCCCATTCAGTCTCTTTTTTCAAGGCTTAGATCAATTCTTAGATCATACACATATGATTGTAATTAAGCGAGCACTGGATAATGATGTGATTAATCCAGAACATCAGGATCATCCATTTGCAGTTCAAGTGTTAGAGACCTTATTCATGGTAAAGTATCTTGCTAATTTCAAAACAACTTTGAATAATGTGACAACATTGATGATTGATTCAATTGATACCGATCGCATTAAGTTGGAAAAACAAGTTAAAGATGCGATGACCGTTTTAATTAGTCAGAAGGTTGTTGAGAAGACCACTAATGGCTTTGAGTTTTTAACGGATGCTGAACAGGATGTTAGTCGACAGATCAACAAACAAAGTGTTGATGGTAATGAAATTTCTCGAGAAATTGGTGAATATTTATTTTCGAACAATCAAATAAATGGTCGTTTTGTATACCCTAAGCTAGATCGTCAATATTCATTTAAGTTTAATCAATTTGTAGATGGTCATCCACATGGTGTGGCGAATAATGCGATGAGTATTAAGATTAATACACCAGAAAGTGATACTAACCATGTTGAAATGGAATTACGCAGAATTGCATTATCACCAACTGATCCGCAAATCATTATTGATATGCCAGCAGACGGACAGTACATTGATGATGTGAGACAAGCCTTACAAATCGGTAAATTTTTACGTGACACGAGTAATCGTAAAGATGATGCTCGCTCTGAAAAGATAATTGATGTAAAAAGATTAGAGCGGCAGACGCTAAATAAAAAATCACAAAGTGAATTGGAAGCAGCTCTTGAAGATGCTGATATTTACGTTGGTGATGAGCGGTTAGAGGCCAACAGTAAAAGTTTTGAAAAGCGGTTAGGTATGGCACAAGTTCACTTAATTGATGAAGTCTATCGTAATTTGAGTTTTATTGACGTCGTTAAATCCGAAACTGATATTGTTAAATTATTTAAATCAGATTTTGAATTAGTTGATACAGATGAAAATAAGCAAGCTATTCAAGCAGTTTTAGATCGAATTAATCGGGACTATCGTAGCCCTAGCAAAATCTCGTATAAGGCTCTTTTAGAGCGGTTTATTGCGGCACCGTATGGCTATCATGATTGGGATGTTAAATGGATAATTGCGAAACTGTTTGTTGGTGCTCAAATCAAAGCTTATGTAAACGGCGAACAAATTAATCTGTCTTCAGACAAAACCAGTAACAAGATTGCCGATTTCTTTACGATGAAGCAATATACTGATAAGTTGCAATTGGTTCCAAGAGTGGCAGTTTCTGACACACAAAAACGGGATTTAAAAGAAGTTGCGCGGGAAGTTTTCAATAAAAACTTTTTTGATAATGATGAGGATGACACACTAGTTCAAGAGTTACGGCATACGATTGACAATGCAAATCAACTTTTGACTAGGCAACTAGGTCTATCTAATCGTTATCCAGGACGAAATATCTTAGAAAATGGACAAGCTTTACTGAAACAACTATTAAGTCGACAGGATACTGATGCATTTTATGCATTAATTAGCGCTAAGAAGAATGACTTGTTGGATTGGCATGATGATATGTATGATGATGGCCTAGAGGATTTTTATAATAGTGCTGATCAAAAACATATTTGGGATGATGCCCTTTCTAAAGTCGATATTTATGAGAAGTCACGTTCATTTATTAGCGGTAATGAAGTTCCTGACAGTTATCACAAAATAAAGGCGATTGTTGATTCTAACAAACCACAAGGAAATCTCAATGATTTAAAACGATACAATGAAGCCTTTAATGAAGTTTACAATAATGAGTTCGATAAGATCGAAACGGATGTTGAACAAGTTGTGAATGATGAGTGGCAGGCAACATTAACATATATTCAAGCAAAGGCAGTACCAACAGCGCTTGAAGCTGAGATTAATCATGATTTTGAACACTTTATTGCTGAGGCCAAAGTAGCTGCTAACCTAGATGAGTTGGTTATTATAAAATCCAAAGCAGGTGTTCGTAAAGATCGGTTCCTAACGAAGGCGGATCAAATTATCGCTGAAAATGAGCAACAAGCCGCTCGATTAGCAGCTAAGAATCAGGCTAATGAAAAGGCAACTTCTGATAGTAATGACCAGGAAAAAGCAAAGATCAATAAGATTAAGACCAATGTAACCACGCCAACTGCGGGCAATAGTTCCAAAGCAAATATACCGATGGTTAAGCATATTAGTTTAAGTAGTTTGCC
- a CDS encoding DUF1788 domain-containing protein — protein MTDTRMKLKSLREKITSQDFQHSRGLSNEVSYYILGYTPQDKLLVRDEIDNMKHQLNQATVGIDIIEFNVYHIMWDLLTQMGIKDDVIAMEADEGLDYLVEQLNNTLGMTDSENMFVTYMEEKLVSTDNIVVFVTGIGEVYPLIRAHKILNTMHQIITQVPVVLFYPGKYDNLSLSMFGEVKEDNYYRAFQIN, from the coding sequence ATGACAGATACGAGAATGAAGTTAAAAAGTTTACGCGAAAAAATCACTAGCCAGGATTTTCAGCACAGTCGTGGTCTTTCAAATGAAGTATCCTATTATATTTTAGGATATACCCCTCAGGATAAGCTTTTAGTACGAGATGAGATTGACAATATGAAGCATCAATTGAATCAGGCCACAGTAGGCATCGATATTATTGAATTTAATGTTTACCATATTATGTGGGATCTTTTAACTCAAATGGGAATTAAAGATGATGTTATTGCGATGGAAGCGGATGAAGGACTCGACTACTTAGTAGAACAGCTAAATAATACTTTAGGTATGACTGATTCTGAAAATATGTTTGTGACATATATGGAAGAAAAATTGGTTTCCACGGATAACATAGTTGTTTTTGTAACGGGAATTGGAGAGGTCTATCCATTAATTCGGGCGCATAAGATTTTGAATACGATGCATCAAATTATTACTCAGGTACCGGTAGTACTTTTCTATCCCGGCAAATACGATAATTTAAGTTTGAGCATGTTCGGTGAAGTGAAAGAAGATAATTATTATCGTGCCTTTCAGATTAATTAG
- a CDS encoding DUF1819 family protein, translating to MIKYSAAIVSHSFWFNEFQQYIELLNKGLTQGEINSRAIKDNIFKQSTVARIQDMLKIITHRIDSLDQDYMSLFPRLDIANQRLIDLITVMKSNQLFEEFMYEVYRDELVLGDTELHDYEIEAFFSRKQAENQQIASWTDETITRLIGVFKTFVREAGLMKNQGSFDQVSRPLLDLDLEDMLRNKDEHQILAVLLGR from the coding sequence ATGATAAAATATAGTGCTGCGATAGTTTCACATTCTTTTTGGTTTAATGAGTTTCAGCAGTATATTGAATTGTTAAATAAGGGGTTAACTCAAGGCGAAATTAATAGCCGAGCCATTAAAGACAATATCTTTAAACAGAGTACAGTTGCTCGTATTCAAGACATGCTTAAAATAATAACACATCGAATCGATAGCCTGGATCAAGACTATATGAGTCTTTTTCCACGCCTTGATATCGCAAATCAACGGTTAATTGATTTGATAACTGTTATGAAATCAAATCAACTTTTTGAAGAGTTTATGTATGAGGTTTATCGTGATGAATTAGTACTCGGAGATACCGAGTTACATGATTATGAAATTGAAGCTTTTTTTAGTCGCAAACAAGCTGAAAATCAACAAATTGCGAGTTGGACTGATGAAACAATTACGCGTTTAATAGGTGTCTTTAAAACATTTGTCCGTGAAGCAGGGCTGATGAAAAATCAAGGGAGTTTTGACCAAGTAAGTCGTCCCTTATTAGATCTTGATTTAGAGGACATGTTACGAAATAAAGATGAACATCAGATACTAGCTGTACTATTGGGGAGATAA
- a CDS encoding ROK family protein, protein MQTLGLIDIGGTTIKFAIWDGQTLRQHHAVATPTTKLDFFELLTAEVNAMRMQWSIVGVGISSPGAVNKKTGVVEGASAIPYLHHFSIQAELTAKFGVPVSMENDANCAALAELASGAGQDVDSLALLVIGTGVGGALILNHHIWHGAHLFGGEFGYTMVNEQATLSELGTVPQALKRFLATKPTGTRLSGQQLFELAAAGDSDAIDAVTVMYHALAIGIYNLQYSFDPEKIVLGGGISNNPQLIPGIEREIEKIRDRVKIASIKPQLVVCKYTDEANLRGAVVDFEQTYPALG, encoded by the coding sequence ATGCAAACATTAGGATTAATTGATATTGGTGGTACGACGATTAAGTTCGCTATTTGGGATGGTCAAACGTTACGTCAACACCATGCAGTCGCAACACCCACTACTAAACTGGATTTTTTCGAATTGCTCACGGCAGAAGTCAATGCCATGCGGATGCAATGGTCAATTGTTGGGGTGGGGATTAGTTCGCCTGGAGCCGTCAATAAAAAAACGGGTGTGGTAGAAGGGGCAAGTGCGATTCCATACCTGCATCATTTTTCAATTCAGGCCGAATTAACGGCTAAATTTGGGGTGCCAGTTAGTATGGAAAACGATGCAAATTGTGCTGCTTTAGCGGAACTTGCCAGTGGGGCTGGTCAGGATGTCGATAGCCTGGCCTTGTTAGTCATCGGTACCGGAGTTGGTGGCGCCTTAATCCTGAATCATCATATTTGGCACGGCGCTCATTTATTTGGGGGTGAATTTGGCTATACTATGGTTAATGAGCAGGCAACTCTGAGCGAACTGGGGACGGTTCCTCAGGCGCTGAAACGGTTTTTAGCGACTAAACCGACTGGTACGCGCTTAAGCGGTCAGCAGTTATTCGAGCTAGCGGCGGCCGGTGATTCGGATGCAATCGATGCAGTAACGGTGATGTACCATGCATTAGCCATCGGAATTTATAATCTACAATATAGCTTTGATCCTGAAAAAATAGTTTTGGGTGGTGGTATTTCTAATAATCCGCAACTGATTCCAGGGATTGAACGTGAAATTGAGAAAATCCGGGACCGAGTTAAGATTGCGTCAATAAAACCGCAATTAGTCGTGTGCAAGTACACCGATGAAGCCAATTTACGCGGTGCAGTGGTTGATTTTGAGCAGACTTATCCAGCATTGGGGTAA
- a CDS encoding RNA-guided endonuclease TnpB family protein: MTLRAIKTRIYPQIDQQAKIINNFGCCRFVWNQLLSMQIERHNNGGSYVNEFGMNYLIKCLKQEYPFLKQAESTSLLHVSRDLHHAFQKLFKEHVGFPKFKSRKFPKQSYQSNSVNHNISQIDQHQLKIPKLGRLAFKSGRQLTGKIKNVTIRLSATGKYYAIVLVDNDVQELPKTKQAVGIDMGVADLMITSDGVKYPTIRFDKALSQKKHYWEKRLARRRLQAQKEVSWDKHNQVLEPCELNDFSNYRKARLMVAKYNEKIANQRNNYLHQLARAIAKQAWRELRTQLEYKCAWYGKQLVTVNPRKTSQICADCGYDDGKHGLAIRQWTCPKCGINHDRDINAAKNILHA, encoded by the coding sequence ATGACACTGCGGGCAATAAAAACAAGGATCTATCCCCAAATTGACCAACAAGCCAAAATCATTAACAATTTTGGCTGTTGTCGTTTTGTCTGGAATCAGTTATTAAGCATGCAGATTGAGCGTCATAACAATGGTGGATCTTATGTCAATGAATTTGGCATGAATTATCTGATTAAGTGTCTTAAACAAGAATATCCGTTTCTTAAGCAAGCAGAATCAACCAGTCTTTTACACGTTAGCCGTGATTTGCATCATGCTTTTCAGAAATTATTTAAGGAGCATGTTGGTTTTCCGAAGTTCAAATCACGAAAATTCCCAAAACAGAGTTATCAGTCTAATTCAGTCAATCATAATATTAGTCAAATCGATCAACATCAGCTTAAAATTCCCAAATTAGGCCGTCTTGCCTTTAAATCTGGCCGACAACTCACCGGTAAAATCAAGAATGTCACAATCCGGCTATCTGCTACCGGCAAATACTACGCCATTGTGTTAGTTGATAATGATGTGCAAGAACTGCCTAAAACTAAGCAAGCGGTGGGAATTGATATGGGTGTAGCGGATTTAATGATTACCAGTGATGGTGTCAAATATCCGACTATTCGTTTTGATAAGGCCTTATCACAAAAGAAACACTATTGGGAAAAACGGTTAGCCCGTCGAAGACTACAAGCTCAAAAAGAAGTTTCGTGGGATAAACACAATCAAGTCTTAGAACCATGTGAACTGAATGACTTCAGTAATTATCGTAAGGCGCGTCTCATGGTTGCCAAATATAACGAGAAAATCGCTAACCAGCGAAATAACTATTTACATCAGCTCGCCCGTGCAATTGCCAAGCAAGCTTGGCGTGAATTGCGCACTCAACTTGAATATAAATGTGCCTGGTATGGTAAGCAGCTGGTCACTGTGAATCCTAGAAAAACTAGCCAAATTTGTGCCGACTGTGGTTACGATGATGGTAAGCATGGGCTAGCTATCCGACAATGGACGTGTCCAAAATGTGGCATTAACCATGATCGGGATATTAACGCCGCTAAGAACATATTGCATGCTTAA
- a CDS encoding DUF2798 domain-containing protein has product MPRNLKEEVVFTAIMAGLMVFVMTAYNVTMAQGFSNGLVLAILSGYPLGLVVAIILDLLVVGPIAKGLAFKYIINDYMRKRVVLIGITISVLMVLGMVTCMSLFGIAVEGELTGSHVLATYGHTWIFNLIVALPLQLLIVGPIARAVLGKMQQATANQEQSSTVEDED; this is encoded by the coding sequence ATGCCACGTAATTTAAAAGAAGAAGTTGTGTTCACGGCGATTATGGCTGGATTGATGGTTTTTGTTATGACGGCTTATAATGTCACGATGGCGCAAGGCTTCAGCAATGGCTTAGTCCTCGCAATTTTGAGCGGCTACCCCCTTGGTTTAGTAGTGGCAATCATTTTAGATTTATTGGTCGTTGGACCAATCGCAAAAGGATTAGCTTTCAAATATATCATTAATGATTACATGCGGAAAAGAGTCGTTTTAATTGGGATTACCATCTCAGTTTTAATGGTCCTTGGCATGGTAACTTGCATGTCCCTCTTTGGGATTGCGGTGGAAGGTGAACTGACTGGGAGCCATGTGTTAGCAACATATGGTCATACCTGGATTTTTAACTTGATTGTTGCATTACCGCTCCAACTTCTAATCGTCGGGCCAATTGCGCGTGCGGTGTTGGGCAAGATGCAACAAGCGACTGCTAACCAAGAACAATCTTCAACTGTTGAAGACGAGGATTAA
- a CDS encoding cytochrome b5 domain-containing protein, whose protein sequence is MSTTTFNQAELAQYNGENGQAAYVAVDGVVYDVTNIAAWAGGKHHGNLAGQDLTTVIDNQSPHGRKVLAKLTVVGQYQA, encoded by the coding sequence ATGAGTACAACGACTTTTAATCAGGCCGAATTAGCACAATATAATGGTGAAAATGGTCAGGCCGCTTATGTGGCAGTTGATGGTGTTGTTTATGATGTGACAAACATCGCCGCTTGGGCCGGTGGCAAGCACCATGGTAATTTAGCCGGGCAAGATTTAACGACAGTCATTGATAATCAATCACCACATGGCCGAAAAGTGTTAGCAAAGTTAACGGTTGTCGGTCAATACCAAGCTTAA
- a CDS encoding Nramp family divalent metal transporter: MGKFKTNNRSHKLIEYANGPSLEEINGKIEVPKNIGFWRTLFAYSGPGALVAVGYMDPGNWSTSITGGQNFQYLLMSVILMSSLIAMLLQYMAAKLGIVSQMDLAQAIRARTSKSLGIVLWLLTELAIMATDIAEVIGAAIALYLLFHIPLIIAVLITVFDVLLLLLLTKIGFRKIEAIVVCLILVILLVFVYQVALSNPNWGQVIAGLVPTSQTFSNSKTVAGMTPLSGALGIIGATVMPHNLYLHSAISQTRKIDHHDEADVARTVKFASLDSNIQLTAAFFVNALLLIMGVAVFKTGAVKDPSFFGLYQALSNTSTLSNGLLIDVARSGVLSVLFAVALLASGQNSTITGTLTGQVIMEGFVHMRMPLWLRRLVTRLLSVIPVIICVLLTSGKSALAEHEALNDLMNNSQVFLAFALPFSMLPLLMMTDSAAEMGQRFKNKLWIKGLGWLSVIGLTGLNLLGLPSQVAGFFGDNATATQLTIANLIAGGLILIILALLAWTVIELYRGNQRYAAKLALKEKN; the protein is encoded by the coding sequence ATGGGAAAATTTAAAACAAACAACCGGTCGCACAAATTAATAGAGTATGCGAACGGGCCGTCTTTGGAAGAAATCAACGGTAAGATTGAAGTTCCTAAAAATATCGGCTTTTGGCGAACCCTCTTTGCGTATTCTGGGCCGGGCGCACTAGTGGCGGTCGGTTATATGGATCCTGGTAACTGGTCAACGTCGATTACCGGTGGTCAAAATTTCCAATATTTATTAATGTCTGTCATCTTGATGTCAAGTTTGATTGCGATGTTACTGCAATACATGGCCGCTAAACTTGGTATCGTGAGTCAGATGGATCTGGCCCAAGCGATTCGGGCCCGCACCAGTAAATCATTAGGAATTGTTCTGTGGCTCTTAACCGAATTAGCGATTATGGCCACTGATATTGCGGAAGTCATTGGGGCCGCAATCGCCTTGTACTTGTTGTTCCATATTCCGTTAATCATTGCCGTCTTAATCACCGTTTTTGATGTTTTGCTTCTATTATTATTAACTAAGATTGGCTTTCGTAAGATTGAAGCAATCGTGGTTTGTCTGATTCTCGTCATCTTGCTCGTGTTCGTCTACCAAGTCGCCTTGTCTAATCCCAACTGGGGACAAGTCATTGCCGGCTTAGTCCCAACTAGTCAAACCTTTTCCAATAGTAAAACAGTCGCTGGCATGACGCCCTTGAGTGGCGCTTTAGGGATTATCGGGGCGACTGTAATGCCGCATAATCTGTACTTGCATTCCGCAATCTCACAGACACGTAAAATCGATCATCATGATGAAGCCGACGTGGCCCGCACGGTTAAATTCGCCAGCTTGGATTCTAATATCCAACTCACAGCCGCCTTTTTCGTCAACGCCTTGCTCCTAATCATGGGCGTGGCTGTTTTCAAGACTGGCGCCGTTAAAGACCCCTCATTCTTCGGCCTTTACCAAGCCTTATCCAATACGTCGACACTTAGTAATGGGCTATTAATTGACGTTGCTCGTTCCGGCGTTTTATCCGTCCTCTTCGCAGTGGCACTATTAGCTTCTGGTCAAAATTCGACTATTACAGGTACCTTAACCGGGCAGGTCATCATGGAAGGGTTCGTCCACATGCGGATGCCGCTCTGGTTACGTCGGCTTGTCACCCGGTTATTATCCGTGATTCCGGTTATTATCTGTGTCCTACTAACGAGTGGCAAAAGTGCCCTCGCTGAACACGAAGCCTTGAACGACTTGATGAACAATTCGCAAGTCTTTCTCGCATTTGCGTTGCCCTTCTCAATGCTACCGCTCTTGATGATGACCGATAGTGCCGCTGAAATGGGGCAACGTTTCAAAAACAAATTGTGGATTAAGGGCCTCGGTTGGCTATCAGTCATTGGCCTAACTGGTCTCAACTTACTTGGTCTGCCATCACAAGTTGCGGGCTTCTTTGGCGATAATGCCACGGCGACTCAATTAACCATTGCCAACTTGATTGCCGGTGGTTTAATTCTCATCATCTTAGCATTATTAGCTTGGACCGTAATTGAACTTTATCGTGGTAATCAACGTTACGCGGCTAAATTAGCGCTTAAGGAAAAAAACTAG
- a CDS encoding GGDEF domain-containing protein, which yields MTWSNWQVPPFITSIFFILGVFTLYWVLFNWITSWLHARHINIADDVVNSWHGVIYMLIFVFGLQSLIVGQSTAWQFMNFQLIAIIFCGYFLNIRIPYYLLFPVIILYMLFDHSIGYWQSWGHALTLMVFFLVLNYIRIRFQSRHDAWLIYMLVGLPFGGLLWFWMKLKFELSWSTFFQEWLYLAIFELLLYAYVTMLTRDSQFKLRLAQYASHDALTQTENFAAYTGEIKYLFDDSSKNHLKLSMMMFDIDHFKQVNDTYGHLAGDRVLQHVADVVQTVIDANDSQVKLYRTGGEEFNVLFPGYDLASTNQVVRQIFGALNHLTVNFGNQQIPISISVGVSTLTVADATPTDFYNRVDHNLYHSKRHGRMQITTD from the coding sequence ATGACATGGTCTAACTGGCAGGTGCCCCCATTTATAACGAGCATTTTCTTTATTTTAGGTGTCTTTACGTTATATTGGGTTCTTTTTAACTGGATTACGTCATGGTTGCATGCCCGACACATTAATATTGCTGATGATGTTGTCAACTCTTGGCATGGGGTGATTTACATGCTGATATTTGTGTTTGGGTTGCAGTCGTTGATCGTTGGGCAATCGACGGCTTGGCAATTTATGAATTTCCAGTTAATTGCGATTATTTTCTGTGGTTACTTTTTAAATATTCGCATTCCGTATTATTTACTATTTCCAGTCATTATCCTCTACATGCTCTTTGATCACTCGATTGGCTACTGGCAATCATGGGGGCATGCATTGACGTTAATGGTTTTCTTTTTGGTACTGAATTATATTCGGATTCGGTTTCAAAGCCGTCACGATGCATGGCTAATTTACATGTTAGTCGGCTTACCATTTGGAGGCTTGTTGTGGTTTTGGATGAAGCTTAAATTTGAATTGAGCTGGTCAACCTTCTTTCAAGAATGGTTATACTTAGCCATTTTTGAACTGCTGCTCTACGCCTACGTGACCATGTTGACGCGCGACAGTCAGTTTAAGTTGCGGTTAGCGCAATATGCAAGTCACGATGCGTTAACACAAACTGAAAATTTTGCCGCCTATACGGGTGAAATCAAATACTTATTTGATGATAGTTCAAAGAATCATTTGAAGTTATCAATGATGATGTTTGATATTGATCACTTCAAGCAAGTGAATGATACGTACGGTCACTTGGCGGGAGACCGGGTTTTACAACACGTTGCCGATGTTGTTCAAACTGTGATTGATGCCAATGACTCACAAGTGAAGTTGTATCGAACGGGTGGCGAGGAATTTAATGTGCTCTTTCCAGGTTATGACCTTGCTAGCACTAATCAGGTGGTTCGCCAAATCTTTGGTGCGTTAAATCACTTGACCGTAAACTTCGGTAATCAGCAAATTCCGATTTCGATTTCGGTTGGGGTGTCAACATTGACAGTAGCAGATGCGACACCAACCGATTTTTATAATCGTGTAGATCATAATTTATACCATTCAAAACGGCATGGTCGGATGCAAATTACGACCGATTAG